A portion of the Meriones unguiculatus strain TT.TT164.6M chromosome 11, Bangor_MerUng_6.1, whole genome shotgun sequence genome contains these proteins:
- the Il5 gene encoding interleukin-5 yields MRLPLQLSILTLAWVWAVALEIPMSAVVKETLIQLSTHRALLTSNETVRLPVPTHKNHQLCIGEIFQGLDILKNQTARGGAVETLFQNLSLIKKYIDRQKEKCGEERRRARQFLDYLQEFLGVMSTEWTMEG; encoded by the exons ATGAGGTTGCCTCTGCAGCTGAGCATTCTAACTCTCGCCTGGGTCTGGGCCGTGGCTCTGGAGATTCCCATGAGCGCCGTGGTGAAGGAGACCTTGATACAGCTGTCCACTCACCGGGCTCTACTGACAAGCAACGAG ACAGTGAGGCTTCCTGTTCCTACTCATAAAAAT CACCAGCTGTGCATTGGAGAAATCTTTCAGGGGCTAGACATACTGAAGAACCAAACTGCCCGTGGGGGTGCCGTGGAAACGCTATTCCAAAACTtatcattaataaagaaatacattgaCCGCCAAAAA GAGAAGTGTGGCGAGGAGAGACGGAGAGCACGGCAGTTCCTGGATTACCTGCAAGAGTTCCTCGGGGTGATGAGTACCGAGTGGACAATGGAAGGCTGA